From Rickettsia endosymbiont of Ceutorhynchus obstrictus, a single genomic window includes:
- a CDS encoding ribose-phosphate diphosphokinase, which produces MKILAGNSNKILAKHLALALNAHYIECLTTYFNDTEIKVEILESIYNEDIVIIQSTSRPVNDHLIELLLLIDTAKRAKAKQIIVIIPYFGYSRQDRIFSNETSIPARLIANLLEITGATSIITVDLHSDKIEKFFKIPIQNLCPISLYLPFLKNYNDLIIVSPDEGGTQRAQKIGASVNLDIAIISKRRAVNNKCEMIEITGDVKGKNCVLIDDIIDSGETICQAAKFLIDNAALSVDAFVTHPVLSAGSMDNIQNSVINNIYVTDTIQVTNLSAKFHIISIAPIIIQALQNIL; this is translated from the coding sequence ATGAAAATTCTAGCCGGCAATAGTAATAAAATACTCGCAAAACATCTGGCCTTAGCATTAAATGCTCATTATATAGAATGTTTAACTACATATTTTAACGATACCGAAATAAAAGTAGAAATTTTAGAATCTATTTACAATGAAGATATTGTTATAATTCAGTCAACTTCAAGACCGGTTAATGATCATCTAATTGAATTGTTATTATTAATAGATACTGCAAAAAGAGCTAAAGCAAAACAAATTATCGTCATAATACCGTATTTCGGCTATAGCCGTCAAGATCGTATATTTTCTAATGAGACCTCAATTCCGGCACGATTAATAGCCAATCTTTTAGAAATTACGGGCGCAACTTCTATAATTACCGTTGATTTGCATTCTGATAAAATAGAGAAGTTTTTTAAAATTCCTATTCAAAATCTATGCCCTATAAGTTTGTATTTGCCTTTTCTAAAAAATTATAATGATCTTATTATAGTGTCTCCTGACGAAGGCGGTACTCAGCGCGCTCAAAAAATCGGCGCGTCGGTTAATCTAGATATAGCTATTATTAGCAAACGAAGAGCGGTAAATAACAAATGTGAAATGATAGAAATAACCGGAGACGTTAAAGGAAAAAATTGTGTGTTAATCGATGATATTATCGATAGCGGCGAAACCATTTGTCAAGCAGCTAAATTTTTAATTGATAATGCGGCTTTATCGGTTGATGCATTTGTAACTCATCCCGTACTTTCAGCGGGTTCTATGGACAATATCCAAAATTCGGTTATAAATAATATTTATGTAACGGATACTATACAAGTTACTAATTTATCTGCTAAATTTCATATAATATCGATAGCACCTATTATTATCCAAGCATTACAAAATATATTATAA